GTTCTCGACGCAGCCCTCGGCGCACGCCCGCCAGGTGAAGCGCTCGAGCACCCGGGCCCGGCCGGCGGCGCCGAGCCGCTGGCGCAGGGCCGGATCCCCGAGGGCACGCACCAGGGCGCCGGCCAGGGCCCCCGGATCGTTCGGCGGCACCAGCAGCCCGGTCTCCCCGTCCCGGCCCACCACCTCGGGCAGGGCGCCCCCGGTCGTGGCCACCAGCGGGGTGCCGCACGCCATTGCCTCGATGGCCGGCAGGGAGAAGCCCTCGTACAGGGAGGGGACCACCGCCACCTCGGCCTCGTTGAACAGCCGGACGATGTCGTCGTCGCTGACCCCGTGGACCCAGTGCACGGCCGACTGCAGGCCGAGGCGCTCGATCGTGGCCTCGACCCGGGTCTGACGGCGGGGCTTGCCCACGATCACCAGCTCGGCGGGGACCTCGGTGCGCACCTTGGCCAGCGCCTCGAGGAGCGGGACCAGGCCCTTGAGCGGGACGTCGGCGCTGGCCGTGGTCATCAGCCGGCCCGGGATGCGCGCCACGCCGGGCAGGGGCCGGAAGCGCTCGTGGTCCACGCCCACCGGCACCACGTGGAGGCGCTCGGCGGGAACTCCCATCTGGTCGACGACGTCGCGGCGCGACGACTCGGACACGGTGACGATGCGGGGGACCTGGCGGGCCACCCGCATCTGCATCTTGAGGAAGCCGTACCAGCGCCGCAGGGTGAAGCGCCGGAGGAAGTTGGG
This DNA window, taken from Acidimicrobiales bacterium, encodes the following:
- a CDS encoding glycosyltransferase family 4 protein — encoded protein: MTLRGEPLRIAYLAYRGNPHSGGQGVYTRYLTRELVALGHSVEVFGGQPYPVLEDGVTLTPVPSLDLYRPSNPFRVPHPREFKTRIDALEFALMCTAGFPEPLTFSLRLRRVLAGRRADFDVIHDNQCFGSGLLSLVDEGWPVMATLHHPITVDRDLELAAAPNFLRRFTLRRWYGFLKMQMRVARQVPRIVTVSESSRRDVVDQMGVPAERLHVVPVGVDHERFRPLPGVARIPGRLMTTASADVPLKGLVPLLEALAKVRTEVPAELVIVGKPRRQTRVEATIERLGLQSAVHWVHGVSDDDIVRLFNEAEVAVVPSLYEGFSLPAIEAMACGTPLVATTGGALPEVVGRDGETGLLVPPNDPGALAGALVRALGDPALRQRLGAAGRARVLERFTWRACAEGCVENYYALLEELDGREPARAAPAPPAAC